In the Helianthus annuus cultivar XRQ/B chromosome 11, HanXRQr2.0-SUNRISE, whole genome shotgun sequence genome, one interval contains:
- the LOC110888129 gene encoding ras-related protein Rab7-like: MNILSDNPLAVVAVDRLFTLQIWDTAGQERFQSLGVAFYRGADCCVLVYDVNVQKSFDNLNNWREEFLIQASPSDPENFPFIVLGNKVDVDGGNSRVVSEKKARAWCAAKGDTPYFETSTVAVVAAFSP, encoded by the exons ATGAACATCCTCTCCGACAACCCTC tggctgtggtggcggtggacAGGCTCTTCACTCTGCAG ATCTGGGATACAGCTGGACAGGAAAGATTTCAGAGCCTTGGAGTTGCGTTCTACCGCGGTGCGGATTGCTGTGTTCTTGTGTATGATGTGAACGTGCAAAAGTCATTCGATAATCTCAACAATTGGCGCGAAGAATTCCTTATTCAG GCGAGCCCTTCGGATCCGGAGAATTTCCCCTTTATAGTTTTGGGGAACAAAGTTGATGTAGATGGTGGTAATAGTAGAGTG GTCTCTGAGAAGAAGGCCAGGGCTTGGTGTGCTGCAAAAGGGGACACTCCGTATTTCGAAACATCcacagtggctgtggtggcggcg tTTTCTCCTTAA